Proteins encoded in a region of the Anopheles aquasalis chromosome 2, idAnoAquaMG_Q_19, whole genome shotgun sequence genome:
- the LOC126572028 gene encoding ATP-binding cassette sub-family C member 4-like isoform X2 yields MNPAEYGQDRKIHDLRRVVNPVTKANPVSWYTFWWLWSLFRTGLERPIEEADIYDTLSQHQSAQLSYEFERQWKLEQKRCSTTDTGQSPSFLRVICRIYWRSIVGYGSMYTIVDLLARILQPQCLGGLVSYFAPDQRTIGKQEAYGYAIGIILCSFVPVAIFHHFILYIFQIGMKIRVACCSLLYKKALRITKAAATDGMTGQVINLMSNDVAKFDTATGFVHDIWKGLIELFVLGYFIYRQIGVTGLFGIAFLLSFIPLQAWLGKKAASFRLKTANRTDRRIQFMNEIIQGIQVIKMYAWEDSFSRMVDRIRRKEVRGIRGTLFIRAGLLSFNLVSRIAIFLSLCSYVLYGNVFTAKKVFIVTSYFNWLYSSMLHFWPLALTSVHEGLVSIRRIQDFLLLDERKYKSPSVPAERDPVVPDEASVGLISASSNGSGHAAPTAMKPMGDHTTRTVRGAPKSKRLFNQKAITGHGIVMRQGTALWEKQLLLPSVADDDEQGLRGNGIRNVTLTVVKGKPCAVVGPVGCGKSTLLATVLGELELDEGRLEVNGSVSYAAQEPWLFEGSVKNNIVFTEDYQEKRYREVVKVCALERDFELLPYGDGTVVGERGISLSGGQRARISLARAVYRRADIYLLDDPLSAVDTHVGRHIFEQCIMKYLKDKVCVLVTHQLQYLKDMEHIVLMSAGCVVAQGPYRTVAESGQFSMLQDEHEHERAPPPQQQQANDLVVGSEEAVLATSDRRPSDDASTVPLYGTSTRENSGTEHDAIVAIDSGSKARTLSQQQQQQQPITGGQLNRSVLPTPAQKQSTHQQHQSLYQPSPFSSSSMVFDGFDDRDDRNGGTVTGGNPEQPGQNKESHVTGRVGWRVYKSFFQAVESNALLALATVLFLLAQASMSGIDYYISQWVNWEEYSSALERLKSNQTALEDGDGGGNGTIDGTASFETLLPIPAKLQGSIFSRMERHEYIVMYAIAMLFMFVLSLSRSFLFFYVCLRATVRLHDRLFRGITRATMYFFNMNPSGRILNRFSRDIGCIDTFLPFAMMDCILFFVEFSAIIVLVAVVNYWLLLPTLVMGIIFYYLRHVYTNTARSIKRVEAATRSPIFSHANASFQGLSTIRAFGVEKVLADEFDKHQDLNTSAWYLFLATTRAFAQWLEMVCVLYIAVVTLSFLLVEDSMSGNVGLAITQVFNLIFMCQWGMRQTAELENQMTSVERVVEYAEVTPEPPLESLAKHKPSADWPRHGAIRFEQFSLRYSPQGDPVLRDMNLSIGPGEKIGIVGRTGAGKSSIIQALFRLAVNEGIIHVDGLDIGALGLHDLRKRISIIPQDPILFSGTVRENLDPFRQHADADLWKALEQVELRETVRSMEGTLDGKMADGGANFSMGQRQLVCLARAILRNNRILILDEATANVDPETDKLIQRTIRDQFGGCTVLTIAHRLHTVMDSDRVLVMDAGRVAEFAHPHELLQRDGALKRLVAQTEPSTAETLARIAQDSYKKRLT; encoded by the exons ATGAATCCAGCCGAGTACGGTCAGGATCGAAAGATACACGATCTGAGGCGTGTCGTGAACCCGGTGACGAAGGCGAACCCAGTGTCATGGTATACGTTCTGGTGGTTGTGGAGTCTTTTCCGGACGGGCCTTGAACGCCCGATCGAGGAAGCTGACATCTACGATACACTCTCGCAACACCAGAGCGCCCAGCTGTCGTATGAGTTCGAAAGGCAATGGAAACTGGAACAGAAACGATGCTCCACCACGGACACCGGACAGAGTCCCAGTTTTCTGCGTGTCATCTGTCGCATTTACTGGCGATCCATAGTTGGCTATGGTTCCATGTACACGATCGTCGATTTGCTGGCTAG AATTCTCCAACCGCAGTGTCTGGGAGGGCTGGTATCGTACTTTGCCCCGGATCAGCGTACCATCGGCAAGCAGGAAGCGTATGGCTACGCGATTGGCATCATCCTGTGCTCGTTCGTGCCGGTCGCCATCTTTCATCACTTCATCCTGTACATCTTCCAGATCGGTATGAAGATTCGGGTCGCCTGCTGCTCACTGCTCTACAAAAAG gCACTCCGAATCACGAAGGCCGCGGCTACCGACGGTATGACCGGGCAGGTTATCAATCTGATGTCGAACGATGTGGCCAAGTTCGACACGGCGACCGGGTTCGTGCACGACATCTGGAAGGGACTGATTGAGCTGTTTGTGCTGGGCTACTTCATTTACAGGCAAATCGGCGTCACCGGCCTATTCGGCATCGCGTTTCTTCTCAGTTTCATTCCACTGCAAG CTTGGCTCGGCAAGAAGGCGGCCTCGTTCCGGCTGAAGACGGCGAACCGGACGGACCGGCGGATTCAGTTTATGAACGAAATCATCCAGGGCATCCAGGTGATCAAGATGTACGCCTGGGAGGACAGCTTTAGCCGCATGGTCGACCGCATCCGGCGGAAGGAGGTGCGCGGTATCCGGGGCACGCTGTTCATCCGGGCCGGCCTGCTGTCGTTCAATCTCGTCTCCCGCATCGCGATCTTCCTCAGCCTCTGCTCGTACGTGCTGTACGGCAACGTGTTCACCGCGAAGAAGGTGTTTATCGTGACGTCCTACTTCAACTGGCTGTACAGCTCGATGCTGCACTTCTGGCCCCTGGCACTGACATCCGTCCACGAGGGTCTGGTTTCGATAAGGCGCATCCAGgactttctgctgctggacgagcGGAAATACAAATCACCGTCGGTTCCGGCAGAGCGGGACCCGGTGGTGCCGGATGAGGCTTCGGTTGGTCTGATATCAGCCAGCAGTAATGGCAGTGGCCACGCGGCCCCCACGGCAATGAAGCCAATGGGCGACCACACCACCCGGACCGTTCGTGGTGCTCCAAAAAGCAAACGTCTCTTCAACCAAAAAGCCATCACCGGTCACGGTATTGTGATGCGCCAGGGGACGGCCCTCTGGGAGAAGCAACTGCTCCTGCCGTCCGTGgcggatgacgatgagcaAGGATTGCGAG GAAATGGCATCCGTAATGTGACGCTGACGGTGGTCAAGGGTAAACCGTGTGCAGTGGTCGGTCCGGTCGGATGCGGGAAATCCACGCTCCTGGCGACGGTGCTGGGTGAGCTGGAGTTGGACGAAGGCCGGCTGGAGGTGAACGGGAGCGTCAGTTATGCGGCCCAGGAACCGTGGCTGTTTGAGGGCAGCGTTAAGAACAACATCGTCTTCACGGAGGACTACCAGGAGAAGCGGTACCGggaggtggtgaaggtgtgCGCCCTGGAGCGAGACTTTGAGCTGCTACCGTACGGTGACGGGACGGTGGTCGGTGAGCGTGGTATCAGCCTGAGCGGTGGCCAGCGGGCACGGATCAGTCTCGCGCGGGCAGTTTATCGGCGTGCCGATATCTATCTGCTCGACGATCCGTTATCGGCCGTCGATACGCACGTCGGTCGGCACATCTTTGAGCAGTGCATTATGAAGTACTTAAAG GACAAAGTTTGCGTGCTGGTAACGCACCAGCTTCAGTACTTAAAGGACATGGAGCATATCGTGCTGATGAGTGCGGGCTGCGTCGTTGCCCAGGGACCATACCGGACGGTGGCCGAGTCGGGCCAGTTTAGCATGCTGCAGGACGAGCACGAACACGAgcgagcgccaccaccgcagcaacagcaggcgaATGACCTGGTGGTGGGGTCCGAGGAGGCGGTCCTGGCCACCAGCGACCGTCGCCCATCCGATGACGCATCGACGGTGCCACTTTACGGCACATCGACCCGGGAGAATAGTGGCACTGAGCATGATGCCATCGTCGCCATTGATAGCGGCAGCAAGGCGCGTACG ctttcgcagcagcagcagcagcagcagcccatcaCGGGGGGTCAGCTTAATCGGAGTGTTCTTCCGACGCCGGCCCAAAAGCAGTCgacccatcagcagcaccaatcgCTCTACCAACCGTCGCCGTTTTCCTCCAGCAGCATGGTGTTCGATGGTTTCGACGATCGGGACGACCGGAACGGCGGTACGGTGACCGGTGGCAATCCGGAGCAGCCGGGCCAGAATAAGGAATCTCATGTTACGGGCCGAGTCGGTTGGCGGGTGTACAAGAGCTTCTTTCAGGCGGTGGAAAGTAATGCTCTATTAGCGCTCGCCACCGTCCTGTTTCTGCTCGCCCAGGCCAGCATGAGCGGTATCGATTACTACATCTCGCAATG GGTCAACTGGGAAGAGTACTCCAGTGCACTGGAACGCTTAAAGAGCAATCAAACGGCCCTGGAGGACGGAGATGGCGGTGGTAACGGCACAATCGATGGTACCGCATCGTTCGAAACCCTCCTGCCCATCCCGGCCAAACTGCAGGGAAGCATCTTCTCGCGAATGGAACGCCACGAGTACATCGTGATGTACGCCATTGCCATGCTGTTCATGTTTGTGCTGTCCCTCAGCCGCTCGTTTCTGTTCTTCTACGTGTGCCTGCGGGCCACCGTTCGGTTACACGATCGACTGTTCCGTGGCATTACGCGGGCCACCATGTACTTCTTCAACATGAACCCATCCGGCCGGATACTGAATCGATTCTCGCGCGATATCGGCTGCATCGATACGTTCCTGCCCTTCGCCATGATGGATTGCATTTTG TTTTTTGTCGAGTTCTCCGCCATCatcgtgctggtggccgtggtcaactattggttgctgctgccgacgcTCGTGATGGGCATCATCTTCTACTATCTGCGGCACGTGTACACCAACACGGCACGAAGCATCAAACGGGTCGAGGCAGCCA CACGGAGTCCCATCTTCTCGCACGCTAATGCGTCCTTCCAGGGCTTGAGCACGATCCGGGCGTTCGGTGTGGAGAAGGTGCTGGCCGATGAGTTCGATAAGCATCAGGACCTGAACACGTCCGCGTGGTACCTATTTCTGGCGACCACACGCGCCTTTGCCCAGTGGCTGGAGATGGTTTGCGTTCTCTACATTGCCGTCGTAACGTTGAGCTTTCTGCTTGTGGAGGACT CAATGAGTGGCAACGTGGGTTTGGCCATCACGCAGGTGTTCAATCTGATCTTCATGTGCCAGTGGGGTATGCGGCAGACGGCGGAACTCGAGAACCAGATGACATCGGTCGAGCGTGTGGTCGAGTATGCCGAGGTCACACCGGAGCCACCGCTCGAGTCACTGGCGAAGCACAAACCGTCCGCCGACtggccacggcacggtgcGATACGATTTGAACAGTTCTCGCTCCGCTACTCACCCCAGGGGGATCCGGTGCTGCGTGATATGAACCTTTCGATTGGACCGGGTGAAAAGATTGGTATCGTTGGCCGAACCGGAGCTGGCAAATCGTCCATCATACAGGCGCTGTTCCGGTTGGCGGTAAACGAGGGCATCATACACGTCGATGGACTGGACATTGGAGCACTTGGGCTGCACGATCTTCGGAAACGCATCTCGATCATTCCGCAGGATCCGATCTTGTTctccggtacggtacgggaaAATCTGGACCCATTCCGACAGCACGCTGATGCGGACCTGTGGAAGGCACTGGAACAGGTCGAACTTCGCGAGACTGTGCGTTCGATGGAGGGTACCCTGGACGGTAagatggccgatggtggagCGAACTTTAGTATGGGTCAGCGACAGCTGGTATGTCTGGCCCGGGCGATCCTGCGCAACAACCGTATCCTCATACTCGACGAAGCGACGGCCAACGTCGATCCGGA AACTGATAAACTGATTCAACGCACTATCCGGGACCAGTTCGGTGGTTGCACCGTACTGACGATCGCCCATCGGCTCCACACGGTGATGGACAGTGAtcgggtgctggtgatggatgcGGGTCGTGTAGCGGAGTTTGCACATCCCCACGAGCTGCTCCAACGGGATGGCGCCCTGAAGCGTCTGGTGGCACAGACGGAACCATCGACCGCGGAAACGTTGGCACGAATCGCACAAGATAGCTACAAGAAACGGTTGACGTAA
- the LOC126572028 gene encoding ATP-binding cassette sub-family C member 4-like isoform X1 has product MNPAEYGQDRKIHDLRRVVNPVTKANPVSWYTFWWLWSLFRTGLERPIEEADIYDTLSQHQSAQLSYEFERQWKLEQKRCSTTDTGQSPSFLRVICRIYWRSIVGYGSMYTIVDLLARILQPQCLGGLVSYFAPDQRTIGKQEAYGYAIGIILCSFVPVAIFHHFILYIFQIGMKIRVACCSLLYKKALRITKAAATDGMTGQVINLMSNDVAKFDTATGFVHDIWKGLIELFVLGYFIYRQIGVTGLFGIAFLLSFIPLQAWLGKKAASFRLKTANRTDRRIQFMNEIIQGIQVIKMYAWEDSFSRMVDRIRRKEVRGIRGTLFIRAGLLSFNLVSRIAIFLSLCSYVLYGNVFTAKKVFIVTSYFNWLYSSMLHFWPLALTSVHEGLVSIRRIQDFLLLDERKYKSPSVPAERDPVVPDEASVGLISASSNGSGHAAPTAMKPMGDHTTRTVRGAPKSKRLFNQKAITGHGIVMRQGTALWEKQLLLPSVADDDEQGLRGNGIRNVTLTVVKGKPCAVVGPVGCGKSTLLATVLGELELDEGRLEVNGSVSYAAQEPWLFEGSVKNNIVFTEDYQEKRYREVVKVCALERDFELLPYGDGTVVGERGISLSGGQRARISLARAVYRRADIYLLDDPLSAVDTHVGRHIFEQCIMKYLKDKVCVLVTHQLQYLKDMEHIVLMSAGCVVAQGPYRTVAESGQFSMLQDEHEHERAPPPQQQQANDLVVGSEEAVLATSDRRPSDDASTVPLYGTSTRENSGTEHDAIVAIDSGSKARTQLSQQQQQQQPITGGQLNRSVLPTPAQKQSTHQQHQSLYQPSPFSSSSMVFDGFDDRDDRNGGTVTGGNPEQPGQNKESHVTGRVGWRVYKSFFQAVESNALLALATVLFLLAQASMSGIDYYISQWVNWEEYSSALERLKSNQTALEDGDGGGNGTIDGTASFETLLPIPAKLQGSIFSRMERHEYIVMYAIAMLFMFVLSLSRSFLFFYVCLRATVRLHDRLFRGITRATMYFFNMNPSGRILNRFSRDIGCIDTFLPFAMMDCILFFVEFSAIIVLVAVVNYWLLLPTLVMGIIFYYLRHVYTNTARSIKRVEAATRSPIFSHANASFQGLSTIRAFGVEKVLADEFDKHQDLNTSAWYLFLATTRAFAQWLEMVCVLYIAVVTLSFLLVEDSMSGNVGLAITQVFNLIFMCQWGMRQTAELENQMTSVERVVEYAEVTPEPPLESLAKHKPSADWPRHGAIRFEQFSLRYSPQGDPVLRDMNLSIGPGEKIGIVGRTGAGKSSIIQALFRLAVNEGIIHVDGLDIGALGLHDLRKRISIIPQDPILFSGTVRENLDPFRQHADADLWKALEQVELRETVRSMEGTLDGKMADGGANFSMGQRQLVCLARAILRNNRILILDEATANVDPETDKLIQRTIRDQFGGCTVLTIAHRLHTVMDSDRVLVMDAGRVAEFAHPHELLQRDGALKRLVAQTEPSTAETLARIAQDSYKKRLT; this is encoded by the exons ATGAATCCAGCCGAGTACGGTCAGGATCGAAAGATACACGATCTGAGGCGTGTCGTGAACCCGGTGACGAAGGCGAACCCAGTGTCATGGTATACGTTCTGGTGGTTGTGGAGTCTTTTCCGGACGGGCCTTGAACGCCCGATCGAGGAAGCTGACATCTACGATACACTCTCGCAACACCAGAGCGCCCAGCTGTCGTATGAGTTCGAAAGGCAATGGAAACTGGAACAGAAACGATGCTCCACCACGGACACCGGACAGAGTCCCAGTTTTCTGCGTGTCATCTGTCGCATTTACTGGCGATCCATAGTTGGCTATGGTTCCATGTACACGATCGTCGATTTGCTGGCTAG AATTCTCCAACCGCAGTGTCTGGGAGGGCTGGTATCGTACTTTGCCCCGGATCAGCGTACCATCGGCAAGCAGGAAGCGTATGGCTACGCGATTGGCATCATCCTGTGCTCGTTCGTGCCGGTCGCCATCTTTCATCACTTCATCCTGTACATCTTCCAGATCGGTATGAAGATTCGGGTCGCCTGCTGCTCACTGCTCTACAAAAAG gCACTCCGAATCACGAAGGCCGCGGCTACCGACGGTATGACCGGGCAGGTTATCAATCTGATGTCGAACGATGTGGCCAAGTTCGACACGGCGACCGGGTTCGTGCACGACATCTGGAAGGGACTGATTGAGCTGTTTGTGCTGGGCTACTTCATTTACAGGCAAATCGGCGTCACCGGCCTATTCGGCATCGCGTTTCTTCTCAGTTTCATTCCACTGCAAG CTTGGCTCGGCAAGAAGGCGGCCTCGTTCCGGCTGAAGACGGCGAACCGGACGGACCGGCGGATTCAGTTTATGAACGAAATCATCCAGGGCATCCAGGTGATCAAGATGTACGCCTGGGAGGACAGCTTTAGCCGCATGGTCGACCGCATCCGGCGGAAGGAGGTGCGCGGTATCCGGGGCACGCTGTTCATCCGGGCCGGCCTGCTGTCGTTCAATCTCGTCTCCCGCATCGCGATCTTCCTCAGCCTCTGCTCGTACGTGCTGTACGGCAACGTGTTCACCGCGAAGAAGGTGTTTATCGTGACGTCCTACTTCAACTGGCTGTACAGCTCGATGCTGCACTTCTGGCCCCTGGCACTGACATCCGTCCACGAGGGTCTGGTTTCGATAAGGCGCATCCAGgactttctgctgctggacgagcGGAAATACAAATCACCGTCGGTTCCGGCAGAGCGGGACCCGGTGGTGCCGGATGAGGCTTCGGTTGGTCTGATATCAGCCAGCAGTAATGGCAGTGGCCACGCGGCCCCCACGGCAATGAAGCCAATGGGCGACCACACCACCCGGACCGTTCGTGGTGCTCCAAAAAGCAAACGTCTCTTCAACCAAAAAGCCATCACCGGTCACGGTATTGTGATGCGCCAGGGGACGGCCCTCTGGGAGAAGCAACTGCTCCTGCCGTCCGTGgcggatgacgatgagcaAGGATTGCGAG GAAATGGCATCCGTAATGTGACGCTGACGGTGGTCAAGGGTAAACCGTGTGCAGTGGTCGGTCCGGTCGGATGCGGGAAATCCACGCTCCTGGCGACGGTGCTGGGTGAGCTGGAGTTGGACGAAGGCCGGCTGGAGGTGAACGGGAGCGTCAGTTATGCGGCCCAGGAACCGTGGCTGTTTGAGGGCAGCGTTAAGAACAACATCGTCTTCACGGAGGACTACCAGGAGAAGCGGTACCGggaggtggtgaaggtgtgCGCCCTGGAGCGAGACTTTGAGCTGCTACCGTACGGTGACGGGACGGTGGTCGGTGAGCGTGGTATCAGCCTGAGCGGTGGCCAGCGGGCACGGATCAGTCTCGCGCGGGCAGTTTATCGGCGTGCCGATATCTATCTGCTCGACGATCCGTTATCGGCCGTCGATACGCACGTCGGTCGGCACATCTTTGAGCAGTGCATTATGAAGTACTTAAAG GACAAAGTTTGCGTGCTGGTAACGCACCAGCTTCAGTACTTAAAGGACATGGAGCATATCGTGCTGATGAGTGCGGGCTGCGTCGTTGCCCAGGGACCATACCGGACGGTGGCCGAGTCGGGCCAGTTTAGCATGCTGCAGGACGAGCACGAACACGAgcgagcgccaccaccgcagcaacagcaggcgaATGACCTGGTGGTGGGGTCCGAGGAGGCGGTCCTGGCCACCAGCGACCGTCGCCCATCCGATGACGCATCGACGGTGCCACTTTACGGCACATCGACCCGGGAGAATAGTGGCACTGAGCATGATGCCATCGTCGCCATTGATAGCGGCAGCAAGGCGCGTACG CAgctttcgcagcagcagcagcagcagcagcccatcaCGGGGGGTCAGCTTAATCGGAGTGTTCTTCCGACGCCGGCCCAAAAGCAGTCgacccatcagcagcaccaatcgCTCTACCAACCGTCGCCGTTTTCCTCCAGCAGCATGGTGTTCGATGGTTTCGACGATCGGGACGACCGGAACGGCGGTACGGTGACCGGTGGCAATCCGGAGCAGCCGGGCCAGAATAAGGAATCTCATGTTACGGGCCGAGTCGGTTGGCGGGTGTACAAGAGCTTCTTTCAGGCGGTGGAAAGTAATGCTCTATTAGCGCTCGCCACCGTCCTGTTTCTGCTCGCCCAGGCCAGCATGAGCGGTATCGATTACTACATCTCGCAATG GGTCAACTGGGAAGAGTACTCCAGTGCACTGGAACGCTTAAAGAGCAATCAAACGGCCCTGGAGGACGGAGATGGCGGTGGTAACGGCACAATCGATGGTACCGCATCGTTCGAAACCCTCCTGCCCATCCCGGCCAAACTGCAGGGAAGCATCTTCTCGCGAATGGAACGCCACGAGTACATCGTGATGTACGCCATTGCCATGCTGTTCATGTTTGTGCTGTCCCTCAGCCGCTCGTTTCTGTTCTTCTACGTGTGCCTGCGGGCCACCGTTCGGTTACACGATCGACTGTTCCGTGGCATTACGCGGGCCACCATGTACTTCTTCAACATGAACCCATCCGGCCGGATACTGAATCGATTCTCGCGCGATATCGGCTGCATCGATACGTTCCTGCCCTTCGCCATGATGGATTGCATTTTG TTTTTTGTCGAGTTCTCCGCCATCatcgtgctggtggccgtggtcaactattggttgctgctgccgacgcTCGTGATGGGCATCATCTTCTACTATCTGCGGCACGTGTACACCAACACGGCACGAAGCATCAAACGGGTCGAGGCAGCCA CACGGAGTCCCATCTTCTCGCACGCTAATGCGTCCTTCCAGGGCTTGAGCACGATCCGGGCGTTCGGTGTGGAGAAGGTGCTGGCCGATGAGTTCGATAAGCATCAGGACCTGAACACGTCCGCGTGGTACCTATTTCTGGCGACCACACGCGCCTTTGCCCAGTGGCTGGAGATGGTTTGCGTTCTCTACATTGCCGTCGTAACGTTGAGCTTTCTGCTTGTGGAGGACT CAATGAGTGGCAACGTGGGTTTGGCCATCACGCAGGTGTTCAATCTGATCTTCATGTGCCAGTGGGGTATGCGGCAGACGGCGGAACTCGAGAACCAGATGACATCGGTCGAGCGTGTGGTCGAGTATGCCGAGGTCACACCGGAGCCACCGCTCGAGTCACTGGCGAAGCACAAACCGTCCGCCGACtggccacggcacggtgcGATACGATTTGAACAGTTCTCGCTCCGCTACTCACCCCAGGGGGATCCGGTGCTGCGTGATATGAACCTTTCGATTGGACCGGGTGAAAAGATTGGTATCGTTGGCCGAACCGGAGCTGGCAAATCGTCCATCATACAGGCGCTGTTCCGGTTGGCGGTAAACGAGGGCATCATACACGTCGATGGACTGGACATTGGAGCACTTGGGCTGCACGATCTTCGGAAACGCATCTCGATCATTCCGCAGGATCCGATCTTGTTctccggtacggtacgggaaAATCTGGACCCATTCCGACAGCACGCTGATGCGGACCTGTGGAAGGCACTGGAACAGGTCGAACTTCGCGAGACTGTGCGTTCGATGGAGGGTACCCTGGACGGTAagatggccgatggtggagCGAACTTTAGTATGGGTCAGCGACAGCTGGTATGTCTGGCCCGGGCGATCCTGCGCAACAACCGTATCCTCATACTCGACGAAGCGACGGCCAACGTCGATCCGGA AACTGATAAACTGATTCAACGCACTATCCGGGACCAGTTCGGTGGTTGCACCGTACTGACGATCGCCCATCGGCTCCACACGGTGATGGACAGTGAtcgggtgctggtgatggatgcGGGTCGTGTAGCGGAGTTTGCACATCCCCACGAGCTGCTCCAACGGGATGGCGCCCTGAAGCGTCTGGTGGCACAGACGGAACCATCGACCGCGGAAACGTTGGCACGAATCGCACAAGATAGCTACAAGAAACGGTTGACGTAA